In the Sedimentisphaera cyanobacteriorum genome, AGCGTAAGGTTTCTCGCGGGCGTTATGTTGAGAAGATGGTGCTGTATCTTGGTGAAATCTCTGATTCTCAGAAGAAGTCTTGGCAGAGATCCATTGAGATAATCAACGAGGACAACAAGCCTGTCCGCAAGTCATTATTCGCTTTTGATCAGGACAATCACACACATCACGACATAGATACGATTCCGGTAAAGCTCTCAAAGATGAAGCTTAACAACCCCAGAACATTCGGGGACTGCTGGCTCGGCTGCGAGATATGGGATATGCTGGGATTAGACACCTTCTGGTCGGAGAGGATAGACACTGCCAAATCGCCGGTTGACTATTCAAAAGTTGTAAAATTGCTGACAGTAAACCGTCTTATCAAGCCCGGAGCGGAGTTTTATGTCCACCGGCACTGGTTCACTCAGACCGCAATGGATGTATTGCTGGGCTGTGAATTTGATGTTGCCGAAAAAAACCGGCTTTACCGTTGTCTGGACAGGATATTGCCGTATAAAGAAGAGCTTTGTTCTTATTTGAAAGACACATGGCAGATGATGTTCAATCTGGAATATGACATTCTGCTTTACGATATAACCAGTACTTATTTTGAGGGATTATGCAAAAGCAATCCCAAGGCAAAATTCGGCCACAGCAAAGACCGCAGAGGCGATTGCAGGCAGATTCTTATCGCTTTGGTAGTTACCCCTGAGGGATTTCCGATCAATTATGAGATACTCGCCGGCAACACCTCAGAGAGAACAACGCTTAAACCCTTGTTAAACAAGATAGAGTCGAAATACGGCAAGGCAGGCAGGTTATGGCTGATGGACAGAGGTATTCCAACAGAAGCTGTGCTGGAGTATATGCGTGATAACGGGATTGATTATCTTGTCGGAACGCCCCGTAAGCTGCTGGATGAATTCCAAGAAGAGCTTTCTGTGAAAAGCTGGTTTGATGTAAATGGAATCGTTCGCATAAAGCATATAGCCAAAGATGACGAATGCTATATTCTTGCTCGAAGCAAAGAGAGAATGGCTAAAGAACGGGCTATGCGTAAAAGAAAGCTCCGTAATTACTTAGAAGGACTGGAGAAGTTAAAGAAATGCCGCAGCCGAGATGTTTTTATGCAAAGGCTCGGCAAACTCAAACATCAGGCGGGCAGCTGCCGTAAGTGTGTAACTCTTACGATTCCCCGAAATAAGGAAAGGATTGAGAAGGGCGAGTTTGATTATAAGTTTGAAGCGAGCAAATATAAAGAAATGATATACCGCGACGGCACATACTTTTTGCGTACAAACCAGTCTGGCAAGGATGGTGCAGCCCTGTGGAAGGAATATATGCTTCAGTGCAACGTTGAGCAGGCATTCAGGGAGCTCAAGAGCGATCTGGGAATTCGTCCTGTCTATCACCATAAGCAAGACAGGGTTGAGGCTCACGTGTTTGTAGCGTTTATGAGCTATTGTTTGCAAGTAACACTGAGGCATAAGCTCAGGGCAAGCGCCTGCGGGATGACTGCTCAGGCGGCATTAGCAGCAATGTCTCGGATCCAGATGCTGGATGTTTCATTTGAAACGCAAGACAGCAGAACTCTGCTTATGCAGAGATATACCGAACCGGAAGACGAACACAAGCTGCTGCTGCAGAAATTGAAGATAGAACTGCCGCCGCAAAAACCTCCGAAAATATACAGCGGGAAACTGAAAAAATAACACATCTTTGGCGACAGACCAACCCCTCTGACGGGGGTAAAAACGCACTTTTTACCCCCTAAGTGAGAAATCGGGGTTAAAATATTGTCGCAAAGAGCAAATATTGTTATTTTTTTTTATTTTGGTGCATATTTGTTTTGCATACAGCCCCTTCAAACCTATAATTACCAGTTGATGGTTTAAGTAAACCCTTTCCAAGAGACCCGGAAAGAGAAAGAAACGGGTCATCGCCCACATCAGCTATCAGGAGATTCAAATGGGCAAGAGTATCTATGTCGGTAACCTTAACTATAAGGTTGAAGCAGAACAGCTTGAGGAAGTTTTCTCAGAGTTCGGTGACGTTGTAAGTGCGAGAGTAATCCTCGACCGTGAAACAAAAAGAAGCAAAGGCTTCGGATTTGTTGAAATGGGCGATGATGAATCCGCAGCTACTGCAATCGAAGAATTGAACGGCCATGAGTTGGATGGAAGAACTATGAAAGTCAGCGAGGCAACTCCGCGAGAGGAAAAGCCACGCAGGTCATTTAATAGAAGAAACTAATCTGGCTATCCAGAAAGGCGGCATAAATTTGCCGCCTTTTTTTATGCGCTGAAAATTCTCTAAACTGCCGCAGCATTATATTCACTGCCTTACTTTTGAGTCAAAATTCAAAAAGAATGCAGGATTCGCTGGGGGAAAATAAAAAATTTTTATCCAGCCCTTGATTGTTCGGGTTATGTTCGGTAGTATATACTGATATAAACAAGGACTGGTTTATGACAGCTATTATTACAAAACCCGATTTAGAGCAGAAGCTCAGCCTCCTCAGCAGGGACGCACAATACGATCTCGCCTGCGCCTGCAATGTTAGCGGCGAACAGAACCGGAAAGCCGGCAGCGACGGAAAATGGATCTATCCAGCAACACTTCCAGAAGGCGGCAAGAGCGTCCTCTTCAAAACTCTTCTCACTAATTCCTGCACAAACGACTGCAAATACTGTCCTCTGCGCAAAGCCAGAGACGAGCAGCGCTTCAGCTTAAGCCCTGAGAGAATAAGCCGCGTTTTTATGGATTATCTTAGGCGGGGAAAGGTGCACGGTTTGTTTTTAAGCAGCGGTGTTCATCGCGGCCCGGAATACGCTATGCAGCAGCTTATCGATACAGCGGAGATCCTCCGCAGAAAGCACAGATTCAGCGGGTACATACATCTCAAAATTATCCCCGGGGCAAGTGCTGAATCTATTGAGAAAGCGGTATCGCTTGCCAGTGCTGTATCGCTGAATATTGAAACCGCAGGCGAGGAGAATTTCCGCAGGCTCTCAGATAAAAAGGACTATATGCGGGATATCGTGCGGCCAATAAAGCTGATAAAACAGCTCACCTCTGCGGACGGGCGATACAGCAGGGTAAAACAGACCACGCAGTTTATCGTTGGAGCATCAGAGGAGAAAGACAGCGAACTGCTCGCATATATGCAGAGACTCTACGATAATATGAATATGCAGCGGATTTACTTCAGCGCGTATCAGAAGGGGCTCGGCAGTCCTGATCTGCCTGGTGAGAACAGCTCCCGAACCGCAAACCAGCTTCGCCTCAGGGAGCACCGCCTCTATCAGGCCGATTATCTCTTCCGCATTTACGGCTTCAAAGCATCCGAGATGCCCCTGCTCAAAGACGGGAGCATGCCGGCAGATAAAGACCCGAAGCTCGCCTGGGCAGGACAACATCCCGAGCGTTTCCCTGTGGACGTTAATTCTGCGGGCAAAGCTGAACTGCTTAGGATTCCCGGCATCGGTCCGGCAGCGGCTAAAAGGATAATCCAGCGGCGCAAAAAAGAGAGCCTGCGCAGTCTTTCGGATATAAGCAGCAGACCTGCCGTTCAAAGCAGGGCCTGCCATTACATATCATTCAGCGGGAAGCGGGCTTCGCTTTTCTGAGAGCCGCTGTTAATCGCTTATTTTGAGCCAATCCTGCGATGTTTCTTTTAGGTCATCAAGAAAATACTCCGCCTGCCATAAACTTGAAAGCTCGCAGAAGTCTTCCAAATCCACCGCCCTGCTTTGATTTAAGTCGCCAGTGTGATAAATATCCTTTGCCTCAATCAGGGCTCTTTGAAGTGAGCACCTGTTCCACCAGCCTGCATCGATATACACGGCGAGAGGATGGCCTACTGCTGAAGTTTTATACTTAGAGCTGAAGTAAACAGAGACATCTGCATACCCATCCTGAGGCGGATACACCTTTTGGGAAACGATATCTGAATCGGTATCGGCGTTTTGCAGGGTAAGGGTAATTCCTTTGCCGGCGCGATTCTTTGCCCGAACCCTGAGGTAGTATTCAGTATCAGGCTGCACAACTGCGGAGGTATCTTTCCAGATGAGATTCCGCTTAGAGCCGTTGCCCCAGCTGTACAGCTCCATCCAGATTTCCCCGTCTTCTTCTATGATTTGGATTCCGCCGGTCTCATCGCCCGGTTCGTCGGGTGCCAGAGACACCTCATTCCATCCGGAAGTTGTATCGAGGGCATCGCTCCATGGAGAGGCTGAGTCCGTTTCGTCGTAGTTTTCCCTGATCATCTTTACATCATCAATGAAAATACAGCCGTTTTGGTTCGTCGAAGAGGTTATGAAGCGGATCTGAGATACGTTATAGCCGTAATCGGCAAGCCTTATTTCC is a window encoding:
- a CDS encoding IS1634 family transposase; the protein is MYLKKHKRKKNGKINSYYSIAEKRKVSRGRYVEKMVLYLGEISDSQKKSWQRSIEIINEDNKPVRKSLFAFDQDNHTHHDIDTIPVKLSKMKLNNPRTFGDCWLGCEIWDMLGLDTFWSERIDTAKSPVDYSKVVKLLTVNRLIKPGAEFYVHRHWFTQTAMDVLLGCEFDVAEKNRLYRCLDRILPYKEELCSYLKDTWQMMFNLEYDILLYDITSTYFEGLCKSNPKAKFGHSKDRRGDCRQILIALVVTPEGFPINYEILAGNTSERTTLKPLLNKIESKYGKAGRLWLMDRGIPTEAVLEYMRDNGIDYLVGTPRKLLDEFQEELSVKSWFDVNGIVRIKHIAKDDECYILARSKERMAKERAMRKRKLRNYLEGLEKLKKCRSRDVFMQRLGKLKHQAGSCRKCVTLTIPRNKERIEKGEFDYKFEASKYKEMIYRDGTYFLRTNQSGKDGAALWKEYMLQCNVEQAFRELKSDLGIRPVYHHKQDRVEAHVFVAFMSYCLQVTLRHKLRASACGMTAQAALAAMSRIQMLDVSFETQDSRTLLMQRYTEPEDEHKLLLQKLKIELPPQKPPKIYSGKLKK
- a CDS encoding RNA recognition motif domain-containing protein; protein product: MGKSIYVGNLNYKVEAEQLEEVFSEFGDVVSARVILDRETKRSKGFGFVEMGDDESAATAIEELNGHELDGRTMKVSEATPREEKPRRSFNRRN
- a CDS encoding radical SAM protein; this encodes MTAIITKPDLEQKLSLLSRDAQYDLACACNVSGEQNRKAGSDGKWIYPATLPEGGKSVLFKTLLTNSCTNDCKYCPLRKARDEQRFSLSPERISRVFMDYLRRGKVHGLFLSSGVHRGPEYAMQQLIDTAEILRRKHRFSGYIHLKIIPGASAESIEKAVSLASAVSLNIETAGEENFRRLSDKKDYMRDIVRPIKLIKQLTSADGRYSRVKQTTQFIVGASEEKDSELLAYMQRLYDNMNMQRIYFSAYQKGLGSPDLPGENSSRTANQLRLREHRLYQADYLFRIYGFKASEMPLLKDGSMPADKDPKLAWAGQHPERFPVDVNSAGKAELLRIPGIGPAAAKRIIQRRKKESLRSLSDISSRPAVQSRACHYISFSGKRASLF